Genomic segment of Drosophila willistoni isolate 14030-0811.24 chromosome 2L unlocalized genomic scaffold, UCI_dwil_1.1 Seg139, whole genome shotgun sequence:
AATTTCTCACCACACGAAGAGAATGACACAGAAATATGAAAATCAGATTGCAGACAAAAGTTGTTAAAGAATTCTACATGGCAAAGCATACCATTGGAGTTCCATAGCATGCACAGATCGGCGGcaaaattaagaaataattataaattgatGAAGAAACACTGTAAAAGACATAGATATTTAAATAATCCCAAAGGTGAAATGACTGAAAATGGTGTAAATAAGCAAAGTGTTGATGAAACTTTTGGCGGTGAAATTTGAGATGGagaatgtatatatagatgAAAGAAATCAAGAACTAAATCCGAATGAAGTGAGTGTAAAATTGAATACATAaatcatatatacatataatatatatatatatttacaggAAGATCTTTAGTCGATAATTTTAAATGCCAGCAGCGCTGATGAGAAAATAGATCAACTCTCTGCTTCATACCATTTACAAGATGTGAGTTTTTGGTTATTTATATAGATAGTTGActtataaaactaaattattatgttttattgtatttcaAGCCaaacctttagaatttttggCAGCCCATATAAAATTCTATCACAATTAAGACATACGTGCCCAACAACTGAGAAATCTTAAACTACAGCGTCAAATTTTAGaattaaaacttaaaattaagtaaaagaaATGCGATAAGACAAACCAATATGTATACCAAGTTTATGAACAGATTTATAAGGATTAGAAAAGGATTAGATAGGTATATGTTTTGTAGATATGTTCAGTAATTAAGCCAGGTTTATAAGGATGATATGGGTATAggtatatgtagatatattcAGTAAAAAAGCCAGATTTGTAAGTATAATACATAAGAGAGCCAGATTACTTAAAAATCTACATTGTTATTGAATATATCTGCAATTGCAAAGATCggatatctatatacatatgtagatatatttaGTAACTAAGTCTCTGTAAGAAATTTGCAAAATCTTACCTTAAAACTTTGGTTCACGAACTTCTTTACGTTGTTTAAATCAGTTCAAATTTGTTATATTGCTTTAAAATCGATTTCCACACAAATTCCATAAATTCCTATTTTAGTccgaaaaatttgaaataatgtGAAGTTTACAGCTTAAACTACTTTGAGGTAAAGAAAATTGAATTCCAAAATGACTTTTGATTTGAAATCATTGAACTAAGCAGAAGAGTATGTAATATTGATGTAAGTCACTGAAGACTAATACTTTTTATACTTTATATCATATCTACATATCTGTCAAACATTATTAAGTGAGAGAAAATGCTTTTTTTTAAGCCAATATAagttaaatttacaaaaatactttaaattaTTGTGTGCGAGTTAAGTAATACATTAATGAGCaaaaaacattaataaaaTGAATCAAATTCTAGTTTTCTTTGCATAAAAACAACTTAATTTACTTAAGCAAAAACATGTTAAACAGAATGACTTGAAGTCAAATTGGAAATTCTGTAATGTAATTCAATTAACCTTTTCTAGATTTATAATAAAGCAACTTTTGGCTCAATCTACAGGTCTTTCAGTACTGAATATATTACAACAATTTTAAACGATTTTCCATACGTCTCTAATAAGTTTATTACTTGCCATTTAGTTTGCTTAAATCGTTGAGTGGCTAATTCGACCACAGTATCACCATCCAAATCTGGCTCATAGGCAGGATTCACTATGCCCTCGACAATGCATTCGACCACAAATTTATCATTTCGACGTTTCAGGGCATAGGCCACAGCAggtttcggtttcggtttGGGTAGTTCCTGCAACATTTTTCAAGTGCGATTAAACCGAACTCTTTTAATTTCACTTTAGAACTGATATTCGTTGTGTTTTTTCGATGCTATctcaattaaatttgttggtttttttttcctttgttttgtttttgattttattttgggTTCTAATTGATTTGAATTTAGCTACGATTGAGCATCAACAAATCGAGCGTTCATTGGGGCGTAAAATGAGGCCTCAAGGGTAATGTTTTATATACTCTTGCATTAGAAGTGTATTTGTTTAGTGTTAGAAGAAAGCATCTAAAGGTCGGTGTggcatatattttatttatcaaaAAGTATAGACAGGCCAGTTTTACTGATATTTATCTGTTTATACAAAGGTTCTTATAGGGTACCTCTATAAGAACCTTTGTTAATTTCatggaaataaaaacaatCGATTTTTCCCCCGGTTATATAGAAAAAATGGTTGTGAATTTAACTTAATCGTTACAAATTTACCTTCTTATAAAGTATCAAACCAAATCTTATAGAAATAGGTTGACTATGAAACCTATTTTTGTCAATTTATCGTACAAGTTCAAATCATAGAAAACGTTTCAAAACTAGTTTTTCAATTATTCATACGCAGTGATTAGGATACTTTTGAACAAAAAACACGTCAATTCGTTTCTAGATGGCCAATATATccaatatatatctatatatagagCATATCTTAGCtctaaatttatatattttactttgaATTACTAAATTAATTTTGGATTGTACAATGGCAAATaacaaatttgttatttttacaaTGTTTAAACAAAGCTTATAAGGGTAATCACTCTTCGAAATGAAACTTTTGAGTTTCACATACTACgagttttgttttaaataggCGCGCCGAACTCAATAGTTAGTATaagtaaatgaaataaacATTGATTTAACCTACATGACTTCATGCTAAGTAAAATGTAATTCTTTTTGGATGTAAGAATTTTTCagctatttttaatatcaaCTACATTAAACATATGAGGATAAAATTAAAGCAGAAAGGAAGAAGATAGTGAACTTTCATTCTCATGAAGTATATTTTATACTCATTACCATGAACACTAGAGTGGATCTAACCGTATTTTGTACTATGCTAAACTTAATTTCTTGTTAGGTTGATAATTTACATATTAACAGATACAGTAAAGTAATTTGTCGGATCTTTTAAAAACTGAATGAAAAAAAGTGTTTTAGAATTAAATCGTTTTCATTtagattttaaattgaaagtctttaaaaacattaaaatcttattaaatttattataagtacaagaagaacaaattaacatttaaaaacGGAGAATtctaaatcaaaattaaaaaacaaaatcttcTTTTAAGAGAAATAAGAGTTATTTATTACAcaacatttcaatttttttgtgcAGTGTAATCAAGGGCGTAGCCACGAATAAACAGGGGAGAGCGgcatcaaaatgttttaactAAATTCAGTTCAAAAATGCCTGACCTCCCTTGTTTTATTTTCCTGACTACGTTTTTAAGTGGAATTCCTATTCGAAAGAAGTTATTTTTCAAGGCAataagaaattaataaatCTGAAACTTTTTACTCATTTTTCTTAGAATTTTTTAACTACACAATGTATTAAACTTAAAGGTTTTATGGGCATTGATAcagaaaagtaaaaataatttaatacaTACAAGTTTATAGTCTTAAGAAAGGAAGTCAAAGAAAAATGCAAAGGATATTTaagcaaaaattatttaatactTACAAGTTTATAGACAAGCCAGTCAAAGAAAAAGGCAAAGGATATTTCTATCAATTATTAAGTATGTATTCATAGTAACATCACCATCACTTAACGACgtcatttaaattgaaaaacaaacgTATTAATTCAATTGGATCATTTGGAAATGGTAATAGCATAAGTAAAGGACCTCCTGTCCTTTCAGCTCATTGGTTAATTCACCATAAATTCTTAGCCAATGGGGCAAACTTGCGCAAACACGAAACATCCACTCGAATGTTTAGCAACATTTTCAATGGCGAGGTGTGTGCACTATGTAAGgatttgttgttgcaacaTTTTACTTTAGCTGTTGAGTCAAATGGTTCAGGACTTTAGGCTCATTGTGTTCATTGAGtgtattaaattttgttaacaTCTTGTGATAGATAATATTTTATTggctttttaaaatattagacacttatttaaaacaaaagataTAGATaactaaatatacatatttcaaaGTTGAAGCCACAAATTCTAgtctatatgtacatatgtatgtatatagacatATACTTAGATATTCTAATGAAATATAGCAATTCTTTCTGGATTCTCCTGTAAAATCTTAATTCTTTAGTTCCCAAAGACCAATagattaatatttttgtatcCAATATTTCCATTATTAATTCTTATATAGTAAAAATTTTCATTgtgtaaataataaataaattaaagttaaatattATATGTTAAAGTAATAGCATTTTTGTATATACAACacattcaaattcaaaacttCTCCTAACTTTTTGTACACCCCTCGTACACAGGGCTTGCAACATTTTGGTCTGCAGCTTCCGCATTCTTTCAGGCAAAAATCAGTTAACATTCAAACATTGTTCGCgttggttgtgtgtgtgtgtgtgtgccaatTTTCACTTCTCTCTTTATTctgtttgcaattttttgtaattttttacttagttaaaaacaattttaaataaacaaatactaaaaaaccaaaacctaTGTAAGTAATAAAATACATTGATAAACCAAATGGAAAACAAATAGTTAAAggtataaatttttgaaaactgaAATAGATAAGCGTTAATTGAGTATTGAGCGACTCTTtgtaaaattgttattatcaAAAAAATGGAGCTATATATTATCTAATGAAGTTGGATATCATCGAAACATACGTTTCATTTGATGGTCGATAAACTTTTTGATCAGCTTCCAAATCCagataagaaaataaaatatatatgtaagacGTTCATAAGAAAGGTtaagacatacatatatgagcaAGAAGTTACAAGTTTTTTCATAGAATTGAATAtaacaataattttaataattttagttGAGTATTTTATATCCACGATATAATGTAACATTTAAGGTTTCTTTTGATAAAACTATGCTTTaaatctatttatttatatctCACAATCACAATCACAATTGTACATTTAGAATCTCATTCTCATTCAAATTCAGCTACATCGGAACCCTATAACAACTGTCATAGAAACATCGCAAAATGTCGAGAACAGTGTCTTTTATCAATCagtttgttgttttctgtGGAATTATTATAAAACTTAATATTTGTCACATTAATATGTTAATGGGTATAGCGAGATTATCAAGATCTGATAATTATATACAATTAGATTTTATAGCCCGTATTCTATTAAAAATCAACATTTATTTCTGAAAACTATTTCATCTCTTGACCGCTTGCCTATATTACTCTGACTTCGTTTTAATCATTTTCTGAATGTCGTTCCCCTTTGATTGTCTTTGTATCAATCCTCTCTCCCTTCTGAGAATACGGACGGTTCCAAACAGGTTTTTTCGATACTTTTATTACAAGATCGAGCTTCCCTTTTCggtaaacaaaagtaaaatcTCGCTATATATATTGATGAAAGGTAAAgaaaaagtattttgaaaaatattaaaaattagtcTTAGCTTAGAAGCTAATTAAAGATGTATAGAACAATTTTATCTACAAGCAAAcagaaaaatatttcattagaTTTTCCAAATCCACACCAATGATAAAGCAATTTATCCATTCAATATACAGAGAGAAGCAGATTCCcgcatttcaatttgaattttcgaTTGTATTCcttaaatcttttttaaaataattttgtgtACATCATCTGCTATGATTTTCTGGGCGCTCTTTCATTCGTGATCCGTCACTGATAAACTCAAGTAACTTGATTACGTGGACAAGTGCTTCATCTGcctttgtgtgagtgtgtgttgtgtctacatgtgtatgtgtgtgtgtgtgtgggtaacTCTCTCACTCTGTGGTGGAGCTGATATATTTTTTGTCAGTTCATTTCAGCACTTGGATCGTGGCAGTTGTCTGTTTCGTTGGGGttccgtctctctctcttaaaaaataaataaaaacgttTCTCGTTTCTCGATCGCGTGTTTCATTTCATATATTGACAAATAATAAAACAGGtataaacaaataagaaaatgtatacaaaaattattatttttttggatAAACATTAGACAAGAAATTGCTAAGAATTTTTTGGTGTGTTTAGATTAGAAATAGaaagaaattgaaagaaaGCGTGATTGTACTTTgactatatacacacacacacaccatatgtacacacacccacatacatatgtataatatgATGTCGTGTCTTTTTCATTCATATTCacatcatatatatatatacatatatgtgagtgtgtgtgagtgttttaGTGTATGTGATTGATTGTGTGCGTGCAAAGAGAAAACTGAACGCTTATCGCTTACAATTTTAAACAcaagaaataataaagaaaaaacacaaaattgttGCCGGTCATTTAAGCTAatcaaatacattttttttttgttttagatgTTTGTTTTAAGTAAGGGAAAACTTTTCATGACGTGGTTTTTTGTAAAACATAAACGAaagaaggaagaaaaaaaaaattcatttagcatTCAACTGCAAATTGAAAGATggttttatttagtttttttttaacggtATTTCAGAGTAGAGTAGTTCAATGAACTTGAAacccaaaaataataaaaaaaaaaaacagtcatCAGGAAAGAAACCACCAAGATCAGGTCGCCCACAACAGGTTTTTGACCACTCTTGGAAAAAAGAAGAGCAAACTGTTTAATctgtaacaaaaaaaaaaacgacttTAGATGTTAATGATCATTTCACGTaattaaacatacatacatacatacttatgtacatatatgtaaatacgaTGTAGGTAGCCATTGTAACACAATTGACAAAAAGGTATCTGAATGGCTAAAACGCCTTTCATTAGTGAAAGTTTTGATTCGCTCTTGGTGACCTAAACACTTCATCATCATGGTCATCATTGTAGTCTTCAgcgttattgttgttgttgttgctggtatATAAATCTTAATAATTGGCCAACTTTCATTTGaccaaaatcaaaagcaaatcagtgaaaaaaataaaaaacctacatacatacatgaacAACATTTTGAAATTCCCCTCTCATCTTGACCaacattacgcatacgcacccATGTACAACTTGTACGAcgagtatatatgtatgtacgatCAATTCGATTTTTGGTTAAACAATTTGCAATGCGTATTGCATAATCGGTTTTTGCTTGTTGCCTCGTAAAATGAATTGCACATTTGCATAATGACTAATTTTTCCAGCAATTTTTAtatctcttcttcttcttctctaccatcttcatcttctttccaaaaaaaaaatcctccATTATCTTGTCTTCGTTTCGCATTTTATTCGAATTTTACACTGTCCAACTGAAGTTGAACTGTTACTCGCTTTTTTTGTTGAGCAATCGAAGTAAGCGTTGAAAATGTGTCAGAGATTGATTTATTTTCTCTATATAAAAGTTTGTATAAATCATTTGAGATCAAACATTGTTTAACTTCAGTTCCAGTCGGTGGAAACTCTTTTAACTTGTTGAGAGGACGCAATAGTTGTGAAACGTTTATAAGGAAGTGAATATCTACTATTATTTGGTGTCctcttaaaaaaattaatagtGTGTTTAAGTGTTTTTAACttataaactattttaaacaaaaagtaaGCATTGATATTATCAGAAACAAAGTGTttaaaaagtgttttaagAAGTTGATAAAATCATTTAGAAAAGAGAACTCAAACTTTTGTAAAGATTTGGGAGATTTCACTTAGATTAGTGAGAGAAAATATTTATGCTACGAACTAGTCTCTATATGGGAATAATGTAACTAATGTATATCTTTGTGAAATGGCTTTAATAGGAATCATATCTTAATATATGTAATATGAAAGATCTTCTCATACAAACATTGGAtttaactttttcttttcttatttctaaatatttttaaattgaacATAAATCCAATCCGGATCATATCTCTAAAGGATATGAAAGAATAATGATTTTGTTTCCTAATTCATATGATGAATGTTTTCTAATTCTTCTGTAtaatgaatttatttcaaaGACAGAAATTTTTTATTCAACAGCAAAATTATCAAATTCACACAAGTTCAAATATACATCTAATCAGAAGTTATTAGAAATATTCTgacatttcctttttcttttcttatttccaaattgaatatacaaatataataataaggTTTTAGAAATATGCTCCATGTTTTACTttatcttttattatttttaaatattctcagttttcttttatcttttctcatttcttaatatttttaaattaaatagaaatttcAACAGAAGTTTTTAGAAGTATTCTGaaatttacttttttcttATCTTATTTCTAAATATGTATTCTAAATTGAATATAAATCCAATCCGGATCTTTTCTCTAAAGGATTTGAAAGCAAAATCCCTATTCATATGATGAGTTcatttcaaaatcaattttttattcaaatgTATAATTCATTAATTCTAAGTTccaaatatttacattttcatGTAATGAAGTTTTCTGTTATTATAAAAGTTCATGTGTTTTTTAGATTATTAAATAGTTTGTTGTatttaaaaagtgtttaaattatttctaCAAATTGCCAAAAAGTGATTTCTAAACTTAATCACTTTAAGTGGTTTCTAAACTAATGTCttctttttataaaataaaaaagatttaagcTTAAGTTTCTTATACTTTAATACGATTGTGAATAAATTTGTAGGAATCGGAAATTAATAAGTGGTTCTCGCTCTCGTTTTTTAAATGTCTTCACTAGATGGGCCAATAAATCGCTTTGCCATTTAGGCCAAATTTTGGATTCTTATTCCCAAAACGTCTTGATATTAAATCGATTTGCTTTTAATAAGTTTTTGGATTTGTGTCTATGACAAATTTATGTTCAGTTTCGCTTGTTTAGTGAGTTTAGACAttaaaaaaagggaaagaaaCACAATAtaatgtttaaaattaaacaattctATGTTACATTTGCATTTACTTAAAAtaagtttttgtattaaattgtCACACCTCATGTAGTGAAGTGTATCCATAAGTAAACAAGTTCTTCTGCTTTTAAAGTTTAATATCATAattgaaacaaatttattaGCCAATTTCTTACACAACACATTTTACGGAATTATTTTGCAGCCATGTTGAAATCACTGTTGGTCTTCTCATGCCTTCTGGTCGCCGGTGTCCGATGTGAGGATCTCAAAGTGGAGGTCATTAGCACACCTGAGGTCTGTGATCAGAAATCAAAGAGTGGCGACTCGTTGACCATGCACTACACAGGAACTCTGCAAGCTGatggcaaaaaatttgattCCAGGTGAGTTGCGCTTAaataattgcaattttttcttGTTGACTTTTGGCCAGGTTAATGCCAGAGTTTTTGGCATTAAAGTCTATGGACAAACTTATTTGCATATGAGGCTGCTTTAGGTTGATGGGATGAGGGGGGACGGGATTAAGCTTGTTGCCGCATAGGCTGCCGCCACTTGTCGTCGGCTCATTGTCGTAAATTAGACGCCTACTGATAAGCGATCTCATTGTATTCGGTGCCCCAGCAGAGAGTTTTCCCCCTGCTGCCCACTTTTTGTTGATACTCggatgtgtttttttttttttttgttttttgttttatatatacacacattgTTTTGATTGTTGTTGGTCGGTGGTTAGCTGGCACAACAATGGCACAACCAACGGCCAGGGCCACATCAGTAAAAATGcatcaaaaaacaaatgcatCAGCATGAACTTGTAGTTGAGGTTAATACTCCTCTAGATATTGATTTCTGAGCTACAGAAATCGGTTAATTTTTGATCATACTTCTTTCAAACAGTCAccaattaatattatttggaGGCGTGTTTGCGTTTTGTCAGTATCttgtttcaattttcaaataaatttgtctattttatttgcttttaaaGATTAATTAGTTTATCAACATGTTTTTAATGTTTCCAATTCAGttttgatatatatttatttttatgcattttgtttaacgtttattatattttaagtTTGAGTTTGTGCTAATTATTGTCTTTTCAATAGGAACAATCTTTGAGTTCGTTAGAAAAATATGTTCAATGAGGCCAAAACTCAGTTAAAACgaagttaaaaatatatttctatttCCATTTTCAATTCTAAAGCGTTTGGAAAATATAATGTTTTAGTAGGATTgttcataaaattttatttattaggGGCTTAAAGTTTTCACTAAACTATTTCGTGTAAAGTTTCTAAGTCAGTCAACTTTTAATTCTAATATTTGGGctttttcacttttaaatatttaaggCGTCCATAGTTTTGATATTTTCGAGATTTAATACCAAAGTTAGGAGTCTTTTTTCCCCCGATAAAGCAAAACTGATAGGCAGTTCCATTGAGGATAAAGAAAAGAGGATTGTAGATTATCGAATTAAGTTTGTTTTTCCATGAAACAAAATGTTTCACacattttttatgaattttaatgGATTAATAGTAtcagaaccaaaaaaaaacttcttcATGATTCTCTTCTTACATGTTAAGGgcataaaaagaaattaagcaaaaaataaaaggaattGTGAATCtagaaataatttaaaatcagCATAAAACTCTACAGACCAAATTAAAAACGTTTAACTAAGAGCCTGAAAATgcttaaaattgaattaattcTAATATATACAGCCtgataattgaatttattattaaattaaactcATAAATTGTGGCTAAAAATCTTTACCTCAATGGAGTTTATGGAACTTCCATGGCTGGTGAACGAACGTCTAATTTTATTACACCATAGTATATCTTATAACCCTTAATATCTTTAAATTCCAGTTACGCTGTATAGTAtaatataaatgtacatatatgtgaaGTTAAGGTTCCGTGATTAAAGACTTTAAAAAATTGGTAGTTTTGTATGAAATTGTAGTTTTAGACGAAAAAAGTTCATAAAATTGCCTTTAAAGTACTTATTTAAAGATAGATTATGTTTCTATTAAAATTACGGTTATGCTCTATGCCTTAAAcgaatgttgttgtttaggTAGTTCATGTGATTCAATCCAAGTAAATTCGAGAAAATCATCCCGGTGATTTGGTCTTGGCCTTCTTTGGAATACGTAAAATCTAAAGTTTCGCCTAGTTCTTAGTCTCTGACGTGTACTAGTAGATCCATGTTGAGGGTTACAAAACCAAGGAAAAGGCAAAGTTAAGCACAGCGATAAAGTGGTCAGATGATCCTTAAACAAACTCAAACACTTCTCTAAAGTTGTCTAACTGTTCAGCTTGTTAACCCAGCGTCTTGACTTCTTTTTCATGGCATGCAGGTTATGACTGTAGCAATTTCCCTTTCAAACTCCCATATTGACATGTGGCCAAAACAAATCGGTGAAGCCCATTCGGCTGAAATTTGTTGACGGCTGAGCTCGTCTATAAGAGTAGTAAAACTATTTTGCATTACTGATACCAATAGGCCAAGAGGCTACGTGCCTTTCGAGTCTTAAATCCTTATATTCATATTAATAtgtcaaaatttcaaattcatactgttttgtaaaatgattaaaattatGGTTTTATTCAAGTGTGTAGACCTTAAATTATTTCAtctttaattgaattaaaaacaattttggaCCACTGATTGCCAAACTCAATGCACTAGGTTGACCTCTAACTTAAGTCTGTATAATTACAATTTAACAGATACATATAACTATTATGTGTAGCTAATGACTGTCATCTTATCAGTAAAATTTAAGCTCCGCAAGATtaccaaaaaattaaagtcaTTGACTCGCACGCTTAAAGATAAACCACATTAAGATATGAATATGATACAATTAGGCTAATTATAAAGCGTCTTTGACCTTCTTTCTGGCCATGATGGGTTAATAAATCATAATGTTAAACACGAGTCTCGTGTggtcttctttctttctttcaaaGAGCCAATTAAAGACAAGAAAATGGTATAATATTTCGCACATGTGTGTGAActgaaaaattcatttgatACCATCTCTAAGTATCTCTAACTATATTCATATATTATATTCTATTTAAGGCGTGTGATTATTTTGGCAGGCGTGCTTGATTAGGGTCGAGTTGTTTattatcaattttttatgattttatcGCAAATgattatggttttttttttagttttctaatCTCGTTGGGTGATGGGTCTCTTTAtctacatatgtgtgtgtgttttcttttttggtatattaaatttatgaatgcaaaaatttgattgcataactGGCCAGAAAATTGAGTCTGTCTCTAATAGAAGGAAATGATTTTCTACCTGAAGAGACCTTTAGCCAGTATGCAAAAATTATCTAAaagtttgagtgtgtgtgtagatgagtgtgtgtggatgtgtgtgtatggagAAAGTTTGCAATTGCTGTTTAATTTAGCATGGCAAAAGCCCAGAACATTTTGCTAGGATGCCGCTAGGATGAGTAACTCAATCAGAGAGTGCATCGCATCCTTCTACCTCTCTAAAAGACGACAACAACTTGTTGCTAGAGAGCTTAACCTTTCTCTTACTTCATGCTAGACATACCTTTTGGCCATCAACCCTCCACCCATCTCTTTGGCTTGGGTGGCACTTTGACATAGCGTTCAAGTGAGTCAAGTGCACTTGAGTAAGCTTCACAGCGGTTTTTGCCAGAGGTTTTTAATGCAAAATCTTTtcacaagtttttttttttttttgcccctgGAGCGAAAGATACTTAAGTTGAAAGATTTTAGCTTTTGtaggttgtttttgttatgtttCTTAGGATCCGGAAATTAGCTACAGTTGCTCTCGGTTTTACCCCTTTTATAGATAATTAGAgccaaagagaaagagagaaaagaggagagagagagaggttgGAAAATTGCCTTGGAGTTTCTTTGTGCATTTGACATCAGACTCAATTGAAATGCCAATCAAAAACAAGTAAAAATTCCGattgaaaaatgaaatggaagagagccttttttttgcaattcgTGCCTCAATGCTTATAAAAAGGATTACCtaacaattgaatttttggtcaaaaaaagaacaaaaacgaGAAAGATGTAAAACTGAAACGTCTTTtacaattaaaatgtttcCTTTTCTCCCCCATTCCTCACTCCTTTATAACTAATTCAATAATGAGAGTCCTGTCACGTGCCCTTTTGCTTTTATTGTCATTGTTACCTGGCTGCCTTATGTATACCTGTCATGACCATGGCCACATCACGTGCCCAC
This window contains:
- the LOC124459817 gene encoding uncharacterized protein LOC124459817, translated to MLQELPKPKPKPAVAYALKRRNDKFVVECIVEGIVNPAYEPDLDGDTVVELATQRFKQTKWQY